The following proteins are encoded in a genomic region of Bosea beijingensis:
- a CDS encoding N-acetylmuramoyl-L-alanine amidase, which yields MTDTAPPDVARPDSRFAAKIFPSPNHGERKHPDGTPGRRPDMLILHYTGMPVAGEALQWLCNPVAQVSSHYFVFENGHILQLVPEGRRAWHAGASHWAGEIDINSGSIGIEIANPGHPGGLPDYPEEQIAATLNLCRDICERWSIPPERVLAHSDIAPGRKIDPGEKFPWRRFAEAGVGLWTEPAPIRGGRFFARGESGQPVEALQAMFAMLGYGVTVDGVFDEKLEAVVAAFQRHWRQDKVDGVADSSTITTLRDLLAATQGARTA from the coding sequence ATGACCGATACCGCCCCGCCGGACGTCGCCAGGCCCGACAGCCGCTTCGCCGCGAAGATATTCCCCTCGCCGAACCATGGCGAGCGCAAGCACCCGGACGGCACGCCGGGCCGGCGACCGGACATGCTGATCCTGCACTACACCGGCATGCCGGTCGCGGGCGAAGCGCTGCAATGGCTCTGCAACCCGGTCGCGCAGGTCTCCTCGCATTATTTCGTCTTCGAGAATGGCCACATCCTGCAGCTCGTGCCGGAGGGCCGGCGCGCCTGGCATGCCGGCGCCTCGCACTGGGCCGGCGAGATCGACATCAATTCGGGCTCGATCGGCATCGAGATCGCCAATCCCGGACACCCCGGCGGCCTGCCCGATTATCCGGAAGAGCAGATCGCCGCGACGCTCAACCTCTGCCGCGACATCTGCGAGCGCTGGTCCATTCCCCCGGAGCGCGTGCTCGCCCATTCCGACATCGCACCCGGCCGCAAGATCGATCCCGGCGAGAAATTCCCGTGGCGGCGCTTCGCCGAGGCCGGCGTCGGGCTGTGGACGGAGCCGGCACCGATCCGCGGCGGACGGTTCTTCGCACGCGGCGAGAGCGGCCAGCCGGTCGAGGCCTTGCAGGCGATGTTCGCGATGCTGGGCTACGGCGTCACCGTCGACGGCGTCTTCGACGAGAAGCTGGAGGCGGTCGTTGCTGCCTTCCAGCGCCATTGGCGCCAGGACAAGGTCGACGGCGTCGCCGATTCCTCGACGATCACGACGCTGCGCGATCTGCTCGCCGCCACGCAAGGCGCCCGCACCGCCTGA